A stretch of Desulfarculaceae bacterium DNA encodes these proteins:
- the xrt gene encoding exosortase: MSGQPDEARHGGPPRPLTILAWAVVLSLLAWIYAPHVAGMVANWWDDPNYSHGFLVPLISAYLLWRQRDQLAKAAAGPNYLGLAVIGAGLLMLVAGQLAHEFYLRRISLIPVMWGLVFLAWGWGVARRSIFAFAYLILMVPLPYLLYDAVAFPLRLIAAEVAAWGIRLFGIPVYLEGNVIHLPNLVMNVVDACSGIRSLISLLAVGVILAYLILPNRWIKVVVVLLVPPVAVFTNALRVTAAGILAVYWGRETLEGVMHDFVGWVVFMAGFVILLFITLGLKKLFPEGRRQA, translated from the coding sequence ATGAGCGGTCAACCGGACGAGGCCAGGCACGGCGGCCCGCCGCGCCCCTTGACCATCCTGGCCTGGGCCGTGGTGCTCAGCCTGCTGGCCTGGATCTACGCTCCGCATGTGGCGGGCATGGTGGCCAACTGGTGGGACGACCCCAACTACTCCCACGGCTTTTTGGTCCCCTTGATCTCGGCCTATCTTCTCTGGCGCCAGCGCGACCAGCTGGCCAAGGCGGCGGCCGGGCCCAACTACCTGGGCCTGGCGGTCATCGGCGCCGGACTCCTCATGCTGGTGGCGGGCCAGCTGGCTCATGAATTCTATCTGCGGCGCATCAGCCTCATCCCGGTGATGTGGGGCCTGGTGTTCCTGGCCTGGGGCTGGGGGGTGGCCCGGCGAAGCATCTTCGCCTTCGCCTACCTCATCCTCATGGTGCCCCTGCCCTACCTGCTCTACGACGCGGTGGCCTTTCCCCTCCGGCTCATCGCCGCCGAGGTGGCCGCCTGGGGCATCCGCCTGTTCGGCATCCCGGTGTACCTGGAGGGCAACGTCATCCACCTGCCCAACTTGGTGATGAACGTGGTGGACGCCTGCTCGGGCATCCGCAGCCTCATCTCCCTGCTGGCGGTGGGGGTCATCCTGGCCTACCTTATCCTGCCCAACCGCTGGATAAAGGTGGTGGTGGTGCTCCTGGTGCCGCCGGTGGCGGTGTTCACCAACGCCCTGCGGGTCACCGCCGCAGGCATCCTGGCGGTCTACTGGGGCCGCGAGACCCTGGAAGGGGTGATGCACGACTTCGTGGGCTGGGTGGTGTTCATGGCCGGTTTCGTGATCCTGCTGTTCATCACCCTGGGCCTCAAGAAGCTTTTCCCCGAAGGGAGGCGTCAGGCATGA
- a CDS encoding EpsI family protein produces the protein MSKRRTKGLFIAAALLLLAALLISVGQEVTPQKLQAPLDQLPLALGKWRGIGADMPLDQDTIALLRPTDYLLRNYANPGGGICAVFVAFFALQQEGQIIHSPRHCLPGNGWQISSRQAVEVEGPDGPCTVNHLILSRNLDKLSVLYWYQGRGRVEADEYMDRARLVLDGILDNRSDGALVRLTMDTPRGVAHSLALQKELASRLIPALWKILPPQ, from the coding sequence ATGAGCAAGCGCCGAACCAAAGGGCTGTTCATCGCGGCCGCTCTCCTGTTGCTGGCCGCCCTGCTCATCTCGGTGGGCCAGGAGGTCACTCCCCAGAAGCTGCAAGCTCCCCTGGACCAGCTCCCCTTGGCCCTGGGCAAGTGGCGGGGCATCGGGGCCGACATGCCCCTGGACCAGGACACCATCGCCCTATTAAGGCCCACCGACTATCTGCTACGCAACTACGCCAACCCGGGCGGAGGCATCTGCGCGGTGTTCGTGGCCTTTTTTGCCTTGCAGCAGGAGGGGCAGATCATCCACTCGCCCCGCCACTGCCTGCCGGGCAACGGCTGGCAGATATCCTCGCGCCAGGCGGTGGAGGTAGAAGGCCCGGACGGCCCCTGCACGGTCAACCACCTGATCCTCAGCCGCAACCTGGACAAGCTCAGCGTGCTCTATTGGTATCAGGGGCGCGGCCGGGTGGAGGCGGACGAATACATGGACCGGGCCCGCCTGGTGCTGGACGGCATCCTGGACAACCGCTCCGACGGAGCCTTGGTGCGCCTGACCATGGACACTCCCCGGGGCGTGGCCCATTCCCTGGCCCTGCAAAAGGAGCTGGCCTCCCGGCTCATCCCGGCCCTGTGGAAAATCTTGCCGCCCCAGTAG
- a CDS encoding O-antigen ligase family protein, whose amino-acid sequence MSFFFTLLFVVILYVRPQEFWDLIQGWPIMDYVAGGAILFVFLSGEFQKSKLVDSPIPKMLAMFWVWLALTQVGHGWLGGFPYTIQKFGRVAILFYLIVLTVDSIRKVRILIWTMIILSTFLSIEAIVQFYTGISLGGASALARRVGEDVVMQARGIGIFSDPNDLALHVVPMLAFLVPPFHKKSISNTFITGVIFMIPLVTGVVYTRSRGGILAMAFVAWIYMRHRVGMTFSVVGLVMLFGLLMAVPRFDDVSASSGSAQTRLDHWAYGLSEFRANPLFGMGYDNFTTQGYRHTAHNSFVLVLAESGLIGTILWLSFFYSAGRHIFAMERITRGPPWVAPMSKALEAALGGWMVGAFFLSQSYGFLLYILLAIIVAIVNILNKQGIDIGFQWKGRQTRNVFFITVGMVVGIHILVRTLFVVSF is encoded by the coding sequence TTGAGCTTTTTCTTCACACTCCTGTTCGTGGTCATCCTCTACGTCAGGCCCCAGGAGTTTTGGGACCTCATCCAGGGCTGGCCCATCATGGACTACGTGGCCGGCGGGGCCATTCTGTTCGTGTTTTTGAGCGGCGAGTTCCAGAAGTCCAAGCTGGTCGATTCGCCCATCCCCAAGATGCTGGCCATGTTCTGGGTGTGGCTGGCCCTCACCCAGGTGGGTCACGGCTGGCTGGGCGGCTTCCCCTACACCATCCAGAAGTTCGGCCGCGTGGCGATCCTGTTCTATTTGATCGTGCTCACCGTGGACAGCATCCGCAAGGTGCGCATCCTCATCTGGACCATGATCATCCTCTCCACCTTCCTGTCCATCGAAGCCATCGTGCAGTTCTACACCGGCATAAGCTTGGGCGGGGCCTCGGCTCTGGCCCGCCGCGTGGGCGAAGACGTGGTCATGCAGGCGCGGGGCATCGGCATATTCAGCGACCCCAACGACCTGGCCCTGCACGTGGTGCCCATGCTGGCTTTTCTGGTGCCGCCGTTCCACAAGAAATCCATATCCAACACCTTCATCACCGGCGTCATCTTCATGATCCCCCTGGTCACCGGCGTGGTCTACACCCGCTCTCGCGGCGGCATCCTGGCCATGGCCTTCGTGGCCTGGATCTACATGCGCCACCGGGTGGGCATGACCTTCTCGGTGGTGGGGCTGGTCATGCTCTTCGGCCTGTTGATGGCCGTGCCCCGCTTCGACGACGTGAGCGCCTCCTCGGGCTCGGCCCAGACCCGTCTGGACCACTGGGCCTACGGCCTGTCCGAGTTCCGGGCCAACCCCTTGTTCGGCATGGGGTACGACAACTTCACCACCCAGGGCTACCGCCACACGGCACACAACTCCTTCGTGCTGGTGCTGGCCGAAAGCGGCCTCATCGGCACCATCCTGTGGCTGTCTTTCTTCTACTCCGCCGGGCGGCACATCTTCGCCATGGAGCGGATCACGCGGGGGCCTCCCTGGGTGGCGCCCATGTCCAAGGCCTTGGAGGCCGCGCTGGGCGGCTGGATGGTGGGAGCCTTCTTCCTCAGCCAGTCCTACGGCTTCCTGCTATACATCCTGCTGGCCATCATCGTGGCCATCGTGAACATCTTGAACAAGCAGGGCATAGACATAGGCTTCCAGTGGAAAGGACGCCAGACCCGCAACGTGTTCTTCATCACCGTGGGCATGGTGGTGGGCATCCACATTCTGGTGCGAACCCTGTTCGTGGTCTCCTTCTGA